A stretch of the Polluticoccus soli genome encodes the following:
- a CDS encoding GNAT family N-acetyltransferase: MGTITVEYQGYIITTDKTQLQPEAIHKWLSEESYWSKNIPYELVKRAFDNSYCIGILIDNRQIGYGRLITDYTTFAYLADVYVEEEHRGQGLSRKMMEVLMEQAWVQGLRKVMLATLDAHGLYAKFGFTPMVISERYMEISRPIIYGDTQNACK, from the coding sequence ATGGGAACCATAACAGTAGAATACCAAGGTTATATAATTACCACGGACAAAACGCAGCTTCAGCCGGAAGCCATACACAAATGGCTGTCGGAAGAATCATATTGGTCGAAGAACATTCCGTATGAGCTGGTAAAAAGAGCCTTTGATAATTCTTACTGTATCGGAATCCTGATTGACAACAGACAGATCGGCTACGGAAGGTTAATAACCGATTATACGACTTTCGCTTACCTGGCTGATGTCTATGTGGAAGAAGAACACCGTGGGCAGGGCCTGAGCAGGAAGATGATGGAAGTACTTATGGAACAGGCATGGGTCCAGGGGTTAAGGAAAGTAATGCTAGCGACACTGGATGCACATGGGCTCTACGCTAAATTCGGCTTCACACCCATGGTCATCTCAGAACGCTATATGGAGATCAGCCGGCCGATCATTTACGGTGATACTCAAAATGCGTGTAAATAA
- a CDS encoding DMT family transporter, translated as MAKHTKAYIALVFICIVWGTTYLFIRLGVEHYPAFLFAGVRQVISALIIMALGLAMAKKVDLSWASIKHQALVGFLLITVGNGLVTWAEKYVPSGVAALICSLMPIITVMINLASAKGERPNPSILLGTLVGFSGVALIFRDNIADLANTQYLLGMLGLLCATSSWSLGSVINKRHQFPTNPVFNSGLQLMFGGIFLLIASPAFDSYENVFTWHAGAFWSLLYLIIFGSVAAYTAYMYALKELPVGLVATYAYVNPLVAVILGYLILDEQLTWYTALSFAAIMTGVYMVNRGYIRKHLAARREKERAKEVLPTPVTTGSK; from the coding sequence ATGGCGAAGCACACGAAAGCATACATAGCATTGGTTTTCATCTGTATTGTTTGGGGTACTACCTACCTGTTCATAAGGCTGGGTGTAGAGCACTACCCTGCGTTTCTCTTTGCGGGTGTGCGCCAGGTGATATCTGCACTGATCATCATGGCTCTTGGACTCGCCATGGCTAAGAAAGTGGATCTATCGTGGGCCAGCATCAAACACCAGGCGCTTGTGGGCTTTTTGCTGATAACTGTAGGTAATGGCCTGGTGACATGGGCGGAGAAATATGTCCCCAGCGGTGTAGCCGCACTGATATGTTCGCTAATGCCGATCATTACTGTAATGATCAACCTTGCGTCTGCCAAAGGTGAGCGACCTAATCCATCTATTCTATTGGGCACGCTGGTAGGTTTTAGCGGAGTAGCCTTGATATTCAGAGATAACATCGCAGATCTGGCCAATACACAATACTTACTAGGAATGCTTGGCCTTTTATGCGCCACATCAAGCTGGTCATTAGGTAGTGTAATCAACAAGCGACACCAGTTTCCTACCAACCCGGTCTTCAACTCAGGATTGCAGTTAATGTTTGGCGGCATCTTCCTGTTGATTGCAAGTCCTGCATTCGACAGTTATGAAAACGTCTTCACATGGCACGCCGGGGCATTTTGGTCGTTACTATATCTAATCATATTCGGATCGGTGGCGGCATACACTGCCTACATGTATGCGCTAAAAGAATTACCTGTTGGTCTTGTTGCGACTTATGCTTACGTCAATCCACTGGTAGCAGTGATACTTGGCTATCTCATATTAGATGAGCAACTCACATGGTATACAGCCCTGTCATTTGCTGCTATCATGACAGGTGTATATATGGTAAACCGTGGATACATCCGCAAACACCTGGCAGCCCGTAGAGAAAAAGAGAGAGCGAAAGAAGTTTTACCAACGCCTGTAACAACAGGCTCAAAATAA
- a CDS encoding branched-chain amino acid aminotransferase — protein sequence MEYAISILPQKERQVKETRSIPFGQQPTEHMFIAEYYDGQWHNSRIVPFADLTMSPFALCLHYGQTVFEGMKAFQMQNGKINIFRPEKHYNRFMKSLARMCMPEVPKGLFIEALHQLVQLDAAWLPKEADGSLYLRPFMIASEERLGVKVADKYIFMIVCTPAYQYYAKPLKVKVETDHVRAADGGTGFAKCGGNYGGSFYPTQLAREAGYDQVIWTDSKTNEYIEESGTMNVMFAIDGTIVTPPLSGTILDGVTRDSLLTLAKDNNIPVDVRRIKWKEIEDALIAGKRVEAFGVGTAAVVAPIETIGINGNHYPCYLGDDAIMNKLQNALYSIRRGIGPDKHNWNYIL from the coding sequence ATGGAATACGCAATTTCGATTCTGCCTCAGAAAGAAAGGCAGGTGAAAGAAACAAGATCGATCCCGTTTGGCCAGCAGCCAACGGAGCACATGTTCATTGCCGAATACTATGATGGTCAGTGGCACAATAGCCGCATCGTTCCTTTTGCAGATCTGACAATGAGTCCGTTTGCACTTTGTCTTCACTATGGGCAAACAGTCTTTGAAGGAATGAAAGCTTTCCAGATGCAGAATGGAAAGATCAACATCTTCCGTCCCGAGAAACATTACAACCGTTTTATGAAATCGCTGGCCAGGATGTGTATGCCTGAAGTTCCGAAAGGACTATTCATCGAAGCGTTGCACCAGCTTGTGCAACTCGATGCTGCTTGGCTGCCCAAAGAAGCTGATGGTTCGCTGTACCTGCGTCCATTTATGATAGCCTCCGAGGAAAGACTTGGTGTAAAGGTTGCCGATAAGTACATATTTATGATCGTCTGTACACCGGCATATCAATACTACGCGAAACCACTTAAGGTGAAGGTTGAAACCGACCACGTGCGTGCAGCAGACGGTGGAACTGGATTTGCTAAGTGCGGTGGTAACTATGGCGGTTCGTTCTATCCTACGCAACTGGCCCGCGAAGCCGGATACGACCAGGTGATATGGACAGACAGCAAAACCAATGAATATATAGAAGAGTCAGGCACAATGAATGTGATGTTTGCTATAGACGGAACCATTGTTACGCCTCCATTATCAGGTACAATACTTGATGGTGTGACACGCGATTCTTTATTAACTTTAGCTAAGGATAATAATATCCCTGTTGATGTGAGACGCATTAAGTGGAAGGAAATAGAAGACGCGCTGATAGCAGGTAAAAGAGTGGAAGCCTTTGGCGTAGGTACTGCGGCAGTAGTAGCACCTATCGAAACCATCGGTATCAACGGCAACCACTACCCTTGCTACCTTGGCGACGATGCGATCATGAACAAGCTGCAGAATGCGCTGTACAGCATTCGCAGGGGTATCGGTCCGGACAAACATAACTGGAACTATATTTTGTAA